In one window of Streptomyces roseofulvus DNA:
- a CDS encoding DUF2071 domain-containing protein: MHREEHDAAPRPVSAAGPQPFSGSVFRQRWTDLVFVHWEVSHDAVAGLFPPGTRPDVLDGKTYVGLVFFGMRDLRLSRGPALPFAGRFEEINVRLYSVDAAGRRGVVFLSLDCNRLLPVIAANGVFGLPYRWASARCDRFEERILYAVRRKGRQRPRSRLWAAVEGEERGPDAWENFLTARWGLHARAWGRTFYWPLHHEPWRFKDAALLLLEDELVQAATGLTVAASSPASLLYSHGLSVRFGRPFWIC, encoded by the coding sequence GTGCACCGGGAGGAGCACGACGCGGCGCCGCGACCCGTGTCGGCGGCCGGTCCCCAGCCGTTTTCCGGCAGCGTCTTCCGCCAGCGGTGGACCGACCTGGTGTTCGTGCACTGGGAGGTGTCGCATGACGCCGTCGCGGGCCTGTTTCCCCCGGGAACGCGGCCGGACGTGCTCGACGGGAAGACCTACGTGGGCCTCGTCTTCTTCGGCATGAGGGATCTCCGTCTGTCGCGCGGTCCCGCCCTGCCCTTCGCGGGCCGGTTCGAGGAGATCAACGTACGCCTCTACAGCGTCGATGCCGCCGGCCGGCGCGGGGTGGTGTTCCTGAGCCTGGACTGCAACCGTCTGCTTCCCGTCATCGCCGCGAACGGAGTGTTCGGGCTTCCCTACCGCTGGGCGTCCGCCCGCTGCGACCGCTTCGAAGAGAGGATCCTCTACGCCGTTCGACGTAAGGGCCGGCAACGTCCTCGCTCCCGCCTCTGGGCTGCGGTCGAGGGCGAGGAGCGCGGCCCGGACGCGTGGGAGAACTTCCTGACCGCCAGATGGGGTCTTCACGCCCGGGCCTGGGGGCGGACGTTCTACTGGCCGCTCCACCACGAGCCATGGCGCTTCAAGGACGCGGCGCTGCTCCTGCTGGAGGACGAACTCGTGCAGGCCGCCACGGGTTTGACGGTGGCCGCGTCCTCACCGGCGAGCCTGCTCTACTCGCACGGCCTGTCCGTACGCTTCGGCCGTCCGTTCTGGATCTGTTAG
- a CDS encoding nucleobase:cation symporter-2 family protein, with product MAVVEHAVAPAPRAPHPVDVRPPWRRLVPLSLQHLLVAYAGMATMPLLVGTALHLPEDRIRLLISANLLVSGVATVLQSLGLKWFGARLPIVMGSTFTAITPAILIGGQHGLAAVFGATVVSGLVTLAVAPWFGRCLHLFPPLVTGTVIAVIGFSLVPSAAGLVAGHEPAGSGGRGLALAAGTVLLAVLVERLAPPALARFSVLLAMAAGTAAALPLGLFDGSGVADARLVTAPDPTVFGAPTFVVPAIAAMLVVQLVNMVESVGDTLAVGQIVGRGDDAPTVVRALRADGAATVLSGALASFPIVTFGQSVGLVSVTRVKSRHVVALSGALMVVLAFVPVLGAAVAAVPGPVLGGVSLVMFGTVGAVGLRILARADLTEPRNLLTVALAFALGMIPVGAPDFYAPLPSHLRTVLDSGIAVTGIVAFLLNLLFHHTGAARHPKETAR from the coding sequence ATGGCTGTGGTCGAGCACGCCGTCGCGCCCGCACCCCGAGCGCCCCACCCCGTCGACGTACGACCCCCGTGGCGACGGCTCGTGCCGCTGAGCCTGCAGCACCTGCTCGTCGCGTACGCCGGCATGGCCACGATGCCGCTGCTCGTGGGAACCGCACTCCACCTTCCCGAGGACCGGATACGCCTGCTCATCAGCGCGAACCTGCTGGTCAGCGGAGTCGCCACCGTGCTGCAGTCGCTGGGCCTGAAGTGGTTCGGGGCGCGGCTGCCGATCGTGATGGGCTCCACGTTCACCGCGATCACCCCCGCCATCCTCATCGGCGGGCAGCACGGTCTCGCAGCCGTGTTCGGGGCGACCGTCGTCTCCGGTCTGGTGACGCTGGCCGTCGCCCCCTGGTTCGGCCGCTGTCTGCACCTGTTCCCGCCGCTGGTCACCGGGACGGTCATCGCCGTCATCGGGTTCTCGCTGGTGCCCTCGGCGGCCGGTCTCGTCGCCGGGCACGAGCCCGCCGGCAGCGGCGGCCGCGGGCTCGCGCTCGCCGCCGGGACGGTGCTGCTCGCGGTCCTCGTGGAACGCCTCGCGCCGCCCGCGCTCGCCCGGTTCTCCGTGCTCCTCGCCATGGCCGCGGGCACCGCCGCCGCGCTGCCGCTGGGACTGTTCGACGGATCGGGCGTCGCGGACGCCCGCCTCGTCACCGCCCCCGACCCGACCGTCTTCGGCGCCCCCACCTTCGTGGTGCCCGCCATCGCCGCGATGCTCGTCGTGCAACTCGTGAACATGGTGGAGTCCGTCGGCGACACCCTCGCGGTCGGCCAGATCGTCGGCCGCGGCGACGACGCGCCCACCGTCGTACGGGCACTGCGCGCGGACGGGGCCGCCACGGTGCTGTCGGGGGCGCTCGCCTCCTTCCCCATCGTGACGTTCGGCCAGTCGGTGGGCCTGGTGAGCGTGACGCGGGTGAAAAGCCGCCATGTGGTCGCCCTGTCGGGCGCGTTGATGGTGGTGCTCGCGTTCGTGCCCGTCCTCGGAGCCGCCGTCGCCGCCGTCCCGGGGCCTGTACTCGGCGGGGTCTCGCTCGTCATGTTCGGGACCGTGGGCGCGGTCGGGCTGCGCATCCTCGCGCGCGCCGACCTGACCGAGCCGCGGAACCTGCTGACCGTCGCCCTCGCCTTCGCGCTCGGCATGATCCCCGTCGGCGCACCGGACTTCTACGCGCCGCTCCCCTCCCACCTGCGCACCGTCCTGGACAGCGGCATCGCCGTCACCGGGATCGTGGCGTTCCTGCTCAACCTCCTGTTCCACCACACGGGCGCGGCCCGCCACCCGAAGGAGACCGCCCGGTGA
- a CDS encoding amidohydrolase family protein: MNPATITDVTVHTGDRWLPGRDVHLAGGRITAISEHGELPHSGAVLDGHGGHLTPGLVNTHTHLFQAGLRGIGEGLGLLAWLGAVGEEAALLTPERAYATAAAAAAEALRSGTTTLVEHMWPHPSPAVHDAVLRALEDSGVRAVLCRGVADRADPSRRWGYDPRLMQPLEEALAHTDELIARTRGSRVDIGVAVPNPRCLTPEGMGAVRAYAEERALPVSLHLLETTTDDVLCRDRTGAGAVEYLERAGFLWDRLLAVHCVELDAAGRATLARHGVGVSYNPLSNMRLGSGIAPVPEMLDAGLGVGLGVDGAASNDTQDILEALRIGAYLQRAAHRKADLLGFPEMFAMAAGGANRVLGIEENPDGGVRPGMRADLVLHRFDRDYGCLPVRDPGATLLTCAGSRTVAAVLVGGEVLVRDGEHVRLPSHELAAGLTRSGPRGS, encoded by the coding sequence GTGAACCCCGCGACCATCACCGACGTCACCGTCCACACCGGTGACCGCTGGCTGCCCGGGAGGGACGTCCACCTCGCCGGCGGACGGATCACGGCGATCTCGGAGCATGGCGAACTCCCCCACTCCGGCGCGGTCCTGGACGGACACGGCGGCCATCTGACGCCCGGCCTCGTCAACACCCACACCCACCTCTTCCAGGCGGGACTGCGCGGCATCGGCGAGGGCCTCGGGCTCCTCGCCTGGCTGGGCGCCGTCGGCGAGGAGGCGGCGCTCCTCACTCCCGAGCGGGCCTACGCGACCGCCGCCGCGGCCGCGGCCGAAGCACTGCGCAGCGGCACCACCACGCTCGTCGAGCACATGTGGCCCCACCCGTCGCCCGCGGTCCACGACGCGGTGCTCCGGGCCCTCGAGGACAGCGGCGTACGGGCCGTGCTGTGCCGGGGCGTCGCCGACCGCGCCGACCCCAGCCGCAGATGGGGCTACGACCCGAGGCTGATGCAGCCGTTGGAGGAAGCCCTCGCCCACACCGACGAGCTGATCGCGCGGACCCGCGGCAGCCGGGTGGACATCGGCGTCGCCGTGCCCAATCCCCGGTGCCTGACCCCGGAGGGCATGGGCGCCGTACGCGCGTACGCCGAGGAGCGCGCCCTGCCCGTCTCGCTGCACCTCCTGGAGACCACCACGGACGACGTGCTGTGCCGCGACCGCACGGGAGCCGGCGCCGTCGAGTATCTGGAACGCGCCGGGTTCCTGTGGGACCGCCTCCTCGCCGTGCACTGCGTGGAACTCGACGCCGCCGGACGCGCCACCCTCGCCCGGCACGGCGTCGGCGTCTCGTACAACCCGCTGAGCAACATGCGGCTCGGCAGTGGCATCGCGCCGGTCCCCGAGATGCTCGACGCCGGCCTCGGCGTCGGCCTCGGCGTCGACGGGGCCGCCAGCAACGACACCCAGGACATCCTGGAGGCCCTGCGCATCGGCGCCTATCTGCAGCGCGCCGCACACCGCAAGGCGGACCTGCTCGGGTTCCCCGAGATGTTCGCCATGGCGGCGGGCGGCGCGAACCGGGTCCTCGGCATCGAGGAGAACCCCGACGGCGGCGTGCGGCCGGGCATGCGGGCGGACCTCGTCCTGCACCGCTTCGACCGCGACTACGGCTGCCTGCCCGTCCGCGATCCGGGCGCCACGCTGCTGACGTGCGCCGGCAGCAGGACGGTGGCGGCCGTACTGGTCGGCGGCGAGGTGCTGGTACGCGACGGAGAACACGTCCGCCTCCCCTCGCACGAGCTGGCGGCGGGCCTCACCCGCTCCGGCCCCCGCGGCAGTTGA
- a CDS encoding isopenicillin N synthase family dioxygenase, translating to MTHTTHTLEELAKETRMGGAGTETSAREIRRIDLTDFDRRKGEITEELWAAATDIGFFQLVNHGIEPDVVDRAFADAEAFFALPEHAKARHALKKGLNSGWESMTQVRPSVRTPDQKESYQVTRPHMEGLWPDDTLPGFRRRVLDFEARCRDLAMRVLSCFADGLGLPDGFFTRAHDPASPNYQSTLRMLHYFAVPADAVIPANVWRAGAHTDFDCLTLLFQRDGQGGLQVCPGKEAEAQEWTPVEPADSVITCNIGDMLMRWSDDRLPSNFHRVRSPGPDDDRSARHSIAFFAQADRDVVIEGPEGRYPPITAADYIQQRIAANFAR from the coding sequence ATGACCCACACCACCCACACACTCGAAGAGCTGGCCAAGGAGACCCGCATGGGCGGGGCCGGGACGGAGACGTCCGCCCGGGAGATCCGCCGCATCGACCTCACCGACTTCGACCGCCGCAAGGGGGAGATCACCGAGGAACTGTGGGCCGCCGCCACCGACATCGGCTTCTTCCAGCTGGTCAACCACGGCATCGAACCCGACGTCGTGGACCGCGCCTTCGCCGACGCCGAGGCCTTCTTCGCCCTCCCCGAGCACGCCAAGGCCCGGCACGCCCTGAAGAAGGGCCTCAACTCCGGCTGGGAATCCATGACCCAGGTCCGCCCCTCGGTCAGAACGCCCGACCAGAAGGAGTCGTACCAGGTCACCCGCCCGCACATGGAGGGCCTGTGGCCCGACGACACCCTGCCCGGCTTCCGGCGGCGCGTCCTGGACTTCGAGGCGCGCTGCCGGGACCTGGCGATGCGGGTGCTGTCCTGCTTCGCCGACGGCCTGGGGCTCCCCGACGGGTTCTTCACCCGCGCCCACGACCCGGCGAGCCCGAACTACCAGTCCACCCTGCGGATGCTGCACTACTTCGCCGTCCCCGCCGACGCCGTGATCCCCGCGAACGTGTGGCGGGCCGGCGCCCACACCGACTTCGACTGCCTGACCCTGCTGTTCCAGCGGGACGGCCAGGGCGGCCTGCAGGTGTGCCCCGGCAAGGAGGCGGAGGCCCAGGAGTGGACACCGGTCGAACCGGCCGACTCCGTGATCACCTGCAACATCGGCGACATGCTGATGCGGTGGAGCGACGACCGGCTCCCCTCCAACTTCCACCGCGTCCGGTCACCGGGCCCCGACGACGACCGGTCGGCCCGCCACAGCATCGCCTTCTTTGCCCAGGCCGACCGCGACGTGGTGATCGAGGGCCCGGAGGGCCGCTACCCGCCGATCACCGCGGCCGACTACATCCAGCAACGGATCGCCGCCAACTTCGCCCGATAG
- a CDS encoding EF-hand domain-containing protein, with protein MRTEAAKRVELVFSLFDANGNGVIDSDDFDLMTGRVLEAAVASDAGAKEAIRKAFRQWWTTLATELDANGDGVVTLDEFRPFVLDPERFGPTVSQFAEALSALGDPDGDGLIERPLFLSLMTAIGFEEANIHALFDAFGPDAEDRITVATWATGIEDYYAPDLAGIPGDRLVGAPAV; from the coding sequence ATGCGTACTGAGGCCGCCAAGCGAGTCGAGTTGGTCTTCTCCCTCTTCGACGCCAACGGCAACGGAGTCATCGACTCCGACGACTTCGACCTCATGACGGGACGCGTCCTGGAGGCGGCAGTCGCATCGGACGCCGGTGCCAAGGAGGCCATCCGGAAGGCGTTCCGCCAGTGGTGGACGACGCTGGCCACCGAGCTGGACGCCAACGGCGACGGCGTGGTCACCCTCGACGAGTTCCGCCCCTTCGTGCTCGACCCCGAGCGTTTCGGCCCCACGGTCAGCCAGTTCGCCGAGGCGCTCTCCGCACTCGGCGACCCGGACGGGGACGGTCTGATCGAGCGCCCGCTCTTCCTGTCGCTGATGACGGCGATCGGCTTCGAGGAGGCGAACATCCACGCGCTCTTCGACGCCTTCGGCCCCGACGCCGAGGACCGCATCACCGTGGCCACGTGGGCCACCGGCATCGAGGACTACTACGCGCCGGACCTGGCCGGGATTCCCGGTGACCGGCTGGTGGGCGCTCCGGCCGTCTGA
- a CDS encoding SAM-dependent methyltransferase encodes MSETFTTEESPRPATGGDGASPAARQADAEGVDGGVGLTALLVAAARAIETHRRDSLAQDVHAEHFVRAAAACADWPVRIGQVPEGDENPLWGRFARYFGLRTRVLDDFVLGSVHDGARQVVLLGAGLDTRAFRLDLPSDRVVFEIDRAGVLAFKQQVLTDLSAAPRAKRVPVPVDLREDWATALTSAGFDPAVPSVWLAEGLLFYLPGPVETRLVDTVDRLTTGGSALAFEAKLEKDLLAYRDSAIYTATREQIGIDLLDLFDLGPRPDSTGHLAARGWSTSTRTPFDFTRRHGRGPLPEANDALEGNRWVFAHKPGP; translated from the coding sequence ATGAGCGAGACCTTCACCACCGAGGAGTCCCCCCGCCCCGCCACCGGAGGAGACGGGGCCTCCCCAGCGGCTCGGCAGGCCGACGCGGAGGGCGTGGACGGCGGGGTGGGGCTGACCGCGCTCCTGGTCGCCGCGGCCCGGGCGATCGAGACCCACCGCCGCGACAGCCTCGCCCAGGACGTCCACGCCGAACACTTCGTGCGCGCCGCCGCGGCGTGTGCGGACTGGCCGGTACGCATCGGGCAGGTTCCGGAGGGGGACGAGAACCCGCTGTGGGGCAGGTTCGCCCGCTACTTCGGGCTGCGGACCCGGGTCCTCGACGACTTCGTCCTCGGGTCGGTACACGACGGCGCCCGTCAAGTCGTCCTGTTGGGAGCGGGGTTGGACACGCGTGCCTTCCGCCTCGACCTGCCGTCCGACCGCGTGGTCTTCGAGATCGACAGGGCGGGTGTGCTGGCCTTCAAGCAGCAGGTGCTCACGGACCTGTCGGCCGCCCCGAGGGCGAAGCGCGTCCCCGTACCGGTCGACCTGCGCGAGGACTGGGCGACGGCGCTGACCTCCGCGGGCTTCGACCCGGCCGTACCGAGCGTCTGGCTGGCCGAGGGGCTGCTCTTCTACCTGCCGGGGCCCGTGGAGACGCGCCTCGTCGACACGGTGGACCGGCTGACCACCGGGGGCAGCGCCCTGGCCTTCGAGGCCAAACTGGAGAAGGACCTGCTGGCGTACCGCGACAGCGCGATCTACACGGCGACGCGGGAGCAGATCGGCATCGATCTGCTCGACCTCTTCGACCTGGGACCGCGCCCCGACTCGACGGGCCACCTGGCGGCCCGGGGATGGTCCACGTCGACACGCACGCCCTTTGACTTCACCCGCCGGCACGGACGCGGTCCCCTTCCCGAGGCGAACGACGCCTTGGAGGGGAACCGGTGGGTCTTCGCCCACAAGCCCGGGCCGTGA
- a CDS encoding NAD(P)-dependent alcohol dehydrogenase, translating into MTRRFQAAVLRSYEDPFTVEEVALSAEPAPGEILVEIAGAGMCRTDLAVRRSAGRSPLPAVLGHEGAGVVVATGGDPADGLAVGDHAVLSFDSCGHCGNCRAASPAYCDSFASLNLFGGREEEPPRLTDATGKALAPRWFGQSSFAAYALVPARNAVRVDPALPLELLGPLGCGFLTGAGAVLNTFAAGPGDTLVVLGAGAVGLAAVMAATAAGTRTVAVDRHPERLDLAERFGATPLAAGTRGLAERIRRLTDGGAQYALDTTASAPLINDALRALRPTGALGLVARLHTPLPLEPGTLDRGRSIRHICEGDAVPGLLIPRLIGLWQAGRFPFDQLIRTYPLADVNEAERDCDGGRVVKPVLLPERPERPERPERGER; encoded by the coding sequence GTGACGAGGAGGTTCCAGGCGGCCGTACTGCGCTCGTACGAGGACCCGTTCACGGTCGAGGAAGTGGCCCTGAGCGCGGAGCCCGCACCGGGCGAGATCCTCGTCGAGATCGCGGGAGCCGGGATGTGCCGAACCGATCTCGCGGTACGCCGATCGGCGGGCCGCAGCCCGCTGCCGGCGGTCCTGGGCCACGAGGGCGCAGGGGTCGTGGTGGCGACCGGCGGCGACCCCGCCGACGGGCTCGCCGTCGGCGACCACGCCGTCCTGAGCTTCGACTCCTGCGGACACTGCGGGAACTGCCGCGCCGCCTCCCCCGCCTACTGCGACTCCTTCGCCTCTCTCAATCTCTTCGGTGGGCGCGAGGAGGAACCACCACGGCTCACCGACGCGACCGGAAAAGCACTGGCTCCCCGGTGGTTCGGCCAGTCCTCCTTCGCCGCGTACGCGCTCGTCCCGGCCCGCAACGCCGTACGGGTCGACCCAGCGCTGCCACTCGAACTGCTCGGGCCGCTCGGCTGCGGCTTCCTCACCGGTGCCGGAGCCGTCCTGAACACCTTCGCGGCAGGACCCGGCGACACCCTCGTGGTCCTCGGCGCGGGAGCGGTGGGCCTGGCCGCCGTGATGGCGGCCACCGCCGCCGGCACGCGGACGGTGGCCGTCGACCGGCATCCGGAACGCCTCGATCTGGCCGAAAGGTTCGGCGCGACCCCGCTGGCCGCGGGAACGCGCGGACTGGCCGAACGGATCCGGCGACTGACCGACGGCGGAGCCCAGTACGCCCTCGACACCACGGCCTCGGCCCCACTCATCAACGACGCGCTCCGAGCGCTGCGCCCCACCGGCGCCCTCGGCCTCGTGGCACGCCTCCACACCCCACTGCCGCTCGAACCGGGCACGCTCGACCGGGGCCGAAGCATCCGCCACATCTGCGAAGGCGACGCGGTACCCGGACTGCTGATACCCCGGCTGATCGGCCTGTGGCAGGCCGGCCGCTTCCCCTTCGACCAGCTGATCCGCACCTATCCGCTGGCCGACGTCAACGAGGCCGAACGCGACTGCGACGGCGGGCGCGTGGTCAAACCCGTCCTGCTGCCGGAAAGACCGGAAAGACCGGAAAGACCGGAAAGAGGAGAGCGATGA
- a CDS encoding aldehyde dehydrogenase family protein, with product MPTPEAARVPGPRAARLAVVDPATGEPFDEAPDRRPEELDEVVARARRAWHGWRSDPAARTTALRAAADAVETAGDALARLLTREQGKPLAESYAEIARTAARLRYFADLAPRTHRIDDGRPVHSEVRWRSLGPVAAIVPWNFPIQLAAAKFAPALAAGNTVVLKPSPHTPLATRLLGSVLATVLPDDVLTVVTGREPLGARLAAHPGIRHVTFTGSVPTGRAVAGAAAASLARVTLELGGNDAAVLLDDVDVDRIADRLFWAAFRNCGQVCMAVKRVYAPARIHAEVVEALAQRARTVAVGSGLDPDTRIGPVNNAPQLARVEEVTRQALAVGARAAAGGRRLDGAGYFFAPTILTDVPPDSPVVTEEQFGPVLPVLPYRNLDEALTAANGTGFGLGGSVWGTDLDRAEAVADRLECGTAWINHHAALSLGQPFAGAKDSGVGVAGGPWGLYGNLRPFVVHRPWEEQT from the coding sequence ATGCCGACACCGGAAGCCGCTCGTGTCCCCGGGCCGCGTGCCGCACGCCTCGCCGTCGTCGACCCGGCCACCGGGGAGCCGTTCGACGAGGCCCCCGACCGGAGGCCGGAGGAGCTGGACGAGGTGGTCGCCCGGGCCCGGCGGGCCTGGCACGGCTGGCGCTCCGACCCCGCCGCCCGTACCACTGCCCTGCGCGCCGCCGCCGACGCCGTGGAAACGGCCGGCGACGCCCTCGCCCGGCTGCTCACGCGCGAACAGGGCAAGCCCCTGGCCGAGTCGTACGCCGAGATCGCCCGTACGGCGGCCCGGCTGCGCTACTTCGCCGACCTGGCCCCCAGGACCCACCGCATCGACGACGGCCGGCCCGTGCACAGCGAGGTCCGCTGGCGGTCCCTCGGGCCCGTCGCCGCGATCGTGCCGTGGAACTTCCCGATCCAGCTCGCGGCGGCGAAGTTCGCGCCCGCGCTCGCGGCCGGCAACACCGTGGTCCTCAAACCGTCCCCCCACACCCCGCTCGCCACCCGGCTGCTCGGCTCCGTCCTCGCCACCGTCCTGCCCGACGACGTCCTGACCGTCGTCACCGGCCGTGAACCCCTCGGTGCCCGTCTCGCCGCCCACCCGGGCATCCGCCACGTCACCTTCACCGGCTCGGTGCCCACCGGCCGGGCCGTCGCCGGGGCCGCGGCGGCCTCGCTGGCCCGGGTCACCCTGGAACTGGGCGGCAACGACGCCGCCGTCCTCCTGGACGACGTCGACGTCGACCGGATCGCGGACCGGCTGTTCTGGGCAGCGTTCCGCAACTGTGGACAGGTCTGCATGGCGGTCAAACGCGTCTACGCCCCCGCCCGGATCCACGCCGAGGTCGTCGAAGCCCTCGCCCAGCGCGCGAGGACCGTCGCGGTCGGATCCGGACTCGACCCGGACACCCGGATCGGTCCGGTCAACAACGCTCCCCAGCTGGCCCGGGTCGAGGAGGTCACGCGACAGGCCCTGGCGGTTGGCGCCCGGGCCGCGGCCGGCGGCCGTCGACTCGACGGAGCGGGCTACTTCTTCGCTCCCACGATCCTCACCGACGTCCCGCCCGACAGCCCGGTGGTGACCGAGGAACAGTTCGGACCCGTCCTGCCGGTACTGCCGTACCGCAACCTCGACGAGGCACTCACCGCGGCCAACGGCACCGGCTTCGGCCTCGGCGGCTCCGTCTGGGGCACCGATCTCGACCGGGCCGAGGCGGTGGCCGACCGGCTCGAATGCGGGACGGCCTGGATCAACCACCACGCCGCACTCTCCCTCGGCCAGCCCTTCGCGGGAGCCAAGGACAGCGGCGTCGGTGTCGCGGGCGGACCCTGGGGCCTCTACGGCAACCTCCGGCCGTTCGTCGTCCATCGCCCGTGGGAGGAGCAAACGTGA
- a CDS encoding (5-formylfuran-3-yl)methyl phosphate synthase, whose product MLLLISPDGVEEALDCAKAAEHLDIVDVKKPDEGSLGANFPWVIREIRDAVPADKPVSATVGDVPYKPGTVAQAALGAVVSGATYIKVGLYGCTTPEQGIEVMRAVVRAVKDHRPEALVVASGYADAHRIGCVNPLALPDIAARAGADAAMLDTAIKDGTRLFDHVPPDACAEFVRRAHASGLLAALAGSVKRDDLGPLTRIGTDIVGVRGAVCSGGDRNAGRIQPHLVAAFRAEMDRQAREHAVGTPAVN is encoded by the coding sequence GTGTTGCTTCTCATCTCCCCGGACGGTGTCGAGGAAGCCCTCGACTGTGCGAAGGCCGCGGAACACCTCGACATCGTGGACGTCAAGAAGCCCGACGAGGGCTCGCTGGGCGCCAACTTCCCCTGGGTCATCAGGGAGATCCGTGACGCGGTGCCGGCCGACAAGCCGGTGTCCGCCACCGTGGGGGACGTGCCGTACAAGCCCGGCACGGTGGCGCAGGCCGCGCTCGGTGCGGTCGTGTCCGGCGCCACGTACATCAAGGTCGGTCTGTACGGCTGTACGACTCCCGAGCAGGGCATCGAGGTCATGCGAGCGGTCGTCCGCGCGGTGAAGGACCACCGCCCCGAGGCGCTCGTCGTCGCCTCGGGCTACGCCGACGCCCACCGCATCGGCTGCGTCAACCCGCTCGCCCTGCCCGACATCGCCGCCCGCGCGGGTGCCGACGCGGCCATGCTGGACACCGCGATCAAGGACGGCACGCGACTCTTCGACCACGTTCCGCCCGACGCCTGCGCCGAGTTCGTCCGGCGCGCCCACGCCTCCGGCCTGCTCGCCGCCCTCGCGGGCAGCGTCAAGCGGGACGATCTCGGTCCGCTGACCCGCATCGGCACGGACATCGTGGGCGTGCGGGGAGCGGTCTGCTCGGGCGGCGACCGCAATGCCGGGAGGATCCAGCCGCATCTGGTCGCCGCCTTCCGGGCGGAGATGGACCGGCAGGCCCGGGAGCACGCCGTCGGCACCCCGGCCGTGAACTGA
- a CDS encoding polyprenyl synthetase family protein — protein MKRCRELVRPALVEAVGSLHPWAGEMAAYALGWSDVVGTPDPGGSEGKGVRQAFAVLGAEAVGADGAEAVPGAVAVELVHTFSLLHDDIMDGDALRRQRPAVWKAYGTGPAVLAGDALLAQAVTTLAEAPGRHAASAVRCLCRTLNALVSGQAQDLRFERRSWYGPGAVGLEQYRSMAEHKTGALLGCALALGAVLGGAPEPTVNALERAGRHIGLAFQAVDDILGIWGDPAVTGKPVHADLRRGKKTYPMLAALAGGGRAAHELAALLDPPRPLDHEAAAHVAALVEELGGRTATREEARRHLDTARRALREASLTPTAVQHVDMLFTYVLDRTR, from the coding sequence CTGAAGCGTTGTCGTGAACTCGTCCGACCCGCGCTGGTAGAGGCGGTGGGCAGCCTCCATCCGTGGGCCGGTGAGATGGCGGCGTACGCGCTGGGCTGGTCCGACGTGGTCGGTACGCCGGATCCCGGCGGATCCGAGGGCAAGGGAGTGCGCCAGGCGTTCGCCGTGCTCGGCGCCGAGGCGGTCGGGGCCGATGGCGCGGAGGCCGTGCCCGGTGCCGTGGCCGTCGAACTCGTGCACACCTTCTCGCTCCTCCACGACGACATCATGGACGGTGACGCCCTGCGTCGGCAGCGGCCGGCGGTGTGGAAGGCATACGGGACCGGCCCGGCCGTTCTCGCGGGCGACGCGCTTCTCGCCCAGGCCGTGACCACCCTGGCCGAGGCCCCGGGCCGGCACGCGGCGTCCGCGGTCCGCTGCCTCTGCCGGACCCTGAATGCCCTGGTGTCCGGCCAGGCGCAGGACCTGCGCTTCGAACGCCGCTCGTGGTACGGCCCCGGCGCGGTCGGACTGGAGCAGTACCGGTCGATGGCCGAACACAAGACCGGAGCCCTGCTGGGCTGCGCCCTGGCACTCGGCGCGGTCCTCGGCGGCGCCCCCGAACCGACCGTGAACGCGCTCGAACGGGCGGGCCGCCATATCGGCCTCGCCTTCCAGGCGGTGGACGACATCCTCGGCATCTGGGGCGACCCCGCGGTGACCGGGAAACCCGTCCACGCCGACCTGCGCAGGGGCAAGAAGACCTACCCCATGCTCGCCGCCCTGGCCGGCGGAGGCCGGGCCGCGCACGAGCTGGCGGCGCTGCTCGACCCTCCCCGACCGCTCGACCACGAGGCCGCCGCACATGTCGCGGCACTCGTGGAGGAGCTGGGCGGGCGGACCGCGACCCGCGAGGAAGCGCGCCGGCACCTGGACACCGCCCGCCGCGCTCTGCGCGAGGCGTCCCTCACGCCCACCGCCGTACAGCACGTGGACATGCTGTTCACGTACGTGCTCGACAGGACCAGGTGA